From the genome of Acidobacteriota bacterium:
GACCTCGAGAAAGTGCTCGAAAGCGAGCCGGTGGCGAGCAGCCGCCAGGGAATCGGGCACACCCGCTGGGCCACACACGGACGGCCGACCGAAGAGAACGCGCACCCGCACCGCGACGCCGACGACCGCGTGGTCGTCGTGCACAACGGGATCATCGAGAACTACCTGGAACTCAAGGAGGAGTTGACCCGGGAAGGCGACACGTTCCGCTCGGAGACCGACAGCGAGGTGATCGCTCACCTGATCGCTCGCGAACTGCGCGCCGGGGAGGTCGGTCTGGAGGAAGCGGTCCGCCGGACCTGCAAGCGGCTGGCAGGAATCTACGCTTTCTGCGCCATGAGCCTCGAGGAACCGGGCCGGATCGTCGGTGCCCGCCTCGGCCCCCCGCTCGTCATCGGGCTGGGTGACGGCGAGAACTTCCTCGCTTCGGACGTGATGGCCCTTCTCGAGCACACCCGGGACGTCGTCTTCCTCAAGGACGGGGAGGTGGCCGCCATCACCCCGGAGGGAGCCACGGTGACCGGCGCCGACGGCGCCCCCAAGAAGCTCGAGGTCCAGCGCATCTCCTGGAGCCCGATCCTCGCCGAGAAAGGTGGGTACCGGCATTTCATGCTGAAGGAGATCCACGAGCAGCCCCACGCCATCCAGGAGACGCTCGCCGGGCGGATCTCGCTCGATCGAGGCGAGGTTTTCTTCTCCGAGGAGGAATTCCCGCTGGATGACAGCGACCTGCGGGAGATCGACCGCGTCTATCTCGTCGCCTGTGGAACCTCCTGGCACGCGGGGCTGGTGGGGAAGTTCCTCTTCGAGCGCCTCGCGCGGATTCCAACGGAAGTGGACTACGCCTCGGAGTTCCGCTACCGGGATCCGCTGGTCGACCGGCGAAGCCTGATGACGATCGTCACCCAATCGGGTGAGACGGCCGACACCCTCGCGGCCCTGCGCGAGGCGCGGGCGCGGGGAGCGAAGAGCGTCGCGGTGTGCAACGTCATGGGTTCCACCGCGACGAGGGAGGCGGACGGAACGGTCCTCACGCACTGCGGCCCCGAAATCGGCGTGGCGTCGACGAAGGCGTTCACCGCCCAGCTCGCGGCGCTCCATCTGATGGCGCTGCGCATCGGCGTGGCGAGGGGCACCCTCGGGCGCGAGGAGGTCCGGCGCCATCTGACCGAGCTGGCCCGGTTGCCAGCCCTGCTCGAGAAGGTCCTCGAGGACGAAGGTCCCGTTCAGGACCTGGCCAAGAAGTTCAAGGACGCGACCGACTTCCTCTACCTGGGCCGGGGGATCAACTACCCGATCGCGCTCGAGGGGGCACTGAAGCTGAAGGAGATCTCGTACATCCACGCCGAAGGCTATCCGGCCGGCGAAATGAAGCACGGACCGATCGCCCTGATCGACGAATCGCTGCCGGTCGTCGCCCTGGCGCCGCGGGACGACGTGTACGAGAAGATGCTCGGAAACATGGAGGAGGTGAAGGCGCGGGGCGGCGTCCTCATCGCCGTCACGACCGCCGGGAACGGCGAGCTGCGCGGAAAGGCGGACCACGTCATCGAGGTGCCCGAAGCGCCGCCCCTTCTCCTCCCCGCACTCCTCGTCGTCCCGCTCCAGCTCCTCGCCTATCACATCGCGCTGCTCCGCGGTTGCGACGTCGATCAGCCGCGCAATCTCGCCAAGAGCGTCACCGTCGAGTGAGGGGCGTCGCGACCGCGGGACCGTCACCGTGATCCGCCTTCCTCCGAGGCCGCCCCGCGATCTGAGCCGGGTGCAGCGGGCGTTCACCGCTCCGCTGGTGGCGGCGGGCGGGGTCTGCCTGGCGGCTCTCGCCTCCGGGCCGCGGTTCCTCGGCGGGGCCGGACCGGGCCGGATCGCCCTCCTCCTGGCCGCCGCCGCGGTCGTCTCCGCGGTGACGGGTGGAGCTCTTCTGCCGCGCCGCCCGCGCCCGCTGGCAGCAGTCGCGGTGGGCGCCGCCGCGGCGGCGGCCGCCGCCCTGCTGTACTGGCGGCTGGCCTCCCAGCGGCCCGATCTCTCCCCCGCTCCCCTTCTCGCCGCTCCGGTGCTCCTCGCCGCCTGCGCCGGCGCGGCCCTCGGCGGTGCGTCTCTCCGCGCCCTCCTTTCTCGCTCCTGAGCGGCGTGCGCCGGGTGTGGCAGAATCGCTTTTTTCGGAGGGACGATGCTCGACCCGGAACGCTACCTTTCGACCCTCAATCCCGCCCAGCGCGAAGCGGTGACCCATGGCGAGGGGCCGCTGCTGATCCTTGCGGGAGCCGGGTCGGGCAAGACGCGGGTCATCACCCACCGGATCGCGCACCTCATCGGATCGGTCGGCGTCGATCCCGCCGGGATCGTGGCCATGACCTTCACCAACAAGGCTGCCGGCGAGATGCGCACCCGCGTCGAGCGGTTGCTCGGTTACGAGATCGGGCACGCCTACGTGGGGACGTTCCACGCCTTCGGGCTCCGGCTGCTCCGCCGGCATGCGGCGGAAGCCGGCTACCCGCCGGGATTCCTGGTCTACGACAGCGCCGACCAGCGGGCGCTCGTCAGGCAGGCGCTGCGCGAGCTCGGCGCGGACGCCCACAGCCACCCCCCGAAGCGGCTTCTCGCGCTCATTTCCCGGTGGAAAACGGGGTTCGTCGATCCGGATGAAGCGGAGGCCTCCGCTCGGTTTCCCGACGAGCTGCTCGCCGCCCGGTGCTATCGCACTTACGAGGAACGCCTGCGCGCCGCCGGGGCGGTCGATTTCGACGATCTGCTCGTGCAGGTCATCCGCCTCTTCCGCCGCCGGCCGGAGATCGCCGCCCGCTACGCGCGCGACATCCGCTATCTCCTGGTGGACGAGTACCAGGACACGAACCGGCTGCAGTACGAGCTGATCCGGCTCCTGACCTCGCAGCACCGCAATCTCTGCTGCGTGGGAGACGAGGATCAGTCGATCTACGCCTTCCGCGGCGCGGACATTCGCAATATCCTCGACTTCCAGCGGGACTTTCCGGACGCGCGGATCATCAAGCTCGAGCAGAACTACCGCTCGACCCGATCCGTGCTGGCCGCCGCGTCAGCGGTGATCTCCTACAACCGCGAGCGCCACGGGAAGACGTTGTGGACCGAGAATCCCTCGGGTGAGCCGATCCGGCTCTACGTGGCGGCCGACGACCGGGAGGAGGCGGACATCGTCGTCTCGGAACTGCTGGAGCGGTCACGGACGGCCGGAATCCCGCTCGAGAGGATGGCGGTGCTCTACCGGACCAACGCCTGCTCGCGGGTGATCGAGGACCGCCTGTCGGCCCGCGGCGTGCCGTACAGGGTCGTGGGAAGCGTACGGTTCTACGAGCGGAAGGAGATCAAGGACCTGCTCTCCTGGCTCCGCCTCTTGGTCCAGCCCGATTCCGATCAAGACTTCCTCCGGGCGGTTGCGGCTCCTCCGCGGGGCGTCGGGGCCCGGACATTGGAAGAGCTGGCGGCACGCGCCGCGCAGGACGGTACCTCCCTGCACGCGGCGATGCGCGCCCTCCTTTCCCGCCCGGGGACCCTCCAGCGGCGTGCGGAGAGCGCGCTGCGGCGCTTCGCCGAGCTGCTGGACGGGCTGTCGGCGTTCGCCGCCGAGAACGGCGTCGCGGCCACCATCGCGCACGTCATCGATGCCGTCGGCTACCGCGAACATCTCGAGCAGGCGTACCGCGGGGAGCTTCTCGCGCGCCTGGAGAACGTCGAGGCCCTCGTCGCCGCCGCCCACGAACACGACGAGTCGGGCGCGGGAGGGCTCGCGGCGTTCTTGGACCGCGTGTCGCTGCGGTCGGACACCGACGACGTGCGTGGAGACCGGGGGCCGTCGCTGATGACGGTCCACTCGGCCAAGGGCCTCGAGTTCGACGGTGTGTTCGTCATCGGCCTGGTGGAGGAGCTCTTCCCGCACGTGCGCGCCGAGGAGCAGCGCGGGGGCATCGAGGAGGAGCGCCGCCTGATGTACGTCGCCATCACCCGGGCCCGCAGGTTCCTCGTTCTGACGACACCGCGCGCCCGCTTCGTCAGAGGGGCGCGAGTGCCTGCCTGCCGATCGCGGTTCCTCGACGAGATACCGTCCGAGCTGCTTGACGTCCGCTACGGTCCGGCCGGAGGCGGGGGCCGGCCGGTCCCGGCGCCTCCTCGCGAGCGTCCATCCCGGACGGCGGCCGCCGGCACGGCGCGGCGGGCCGGCGACCTCACCTACGAACCCGATCCGGCATCCGTGTCCTTCGTACCGGGAATGCGGGTGGTCCACCCGAGCTTCGGGCCCGGGACGGTGCTCCGCGCGAGCCGCAGCGGGGGCGGCCTCGTGCTGGAGATCCGCTTCGAGCACGCGGGAAGGCGCCGGATCCTGGCGAACCGGACGACCCTGGCTCCGGCCTGACGCGACAGGGCGGGACCGACGCGGTAAGATCGGCAGCAAGCGGGGAGCCTCTCTCCCCCCGGGCGCTCCCCGCGGGGCGGTCCCTCGGCGGACCGCCCTTTTTCGTTGCTTCCCCGTTACCCGAGCGCCCGCCAGCCGATGTAGGCCAGATAGATCGCCAGGAGGAGCGCCCCTTCGGCTCGGACGATGCGCCGCTTGTCGCTGGCGGCGATCGGGAACAGGAGGAGAGAGAGCAGCGAGACGGCGGCGAGATCGCCGCGGCCGCCCGCCGGTACGGGGACCGGCCGGATCAGCGCGGAGACGGCCAGGACACACAGCAGATTGAAGATGTTCGATCCGACGACGTTGCCGATGGCGATGTCGGGCTGATCGCGCCAGACGGCCACGAGCGACGTCGCCAGCTCCGGCAGGCTCGTGCCCACGGCGATCAGCGTCAGGCCGATGATCGTCTCCGGCACCCCCGCCGCGCGGGCGAGGCCCACGGCGCCGACGACGGCGAGCCGCCCTCCGGCACCCAACGCCGCCACCCCCGCCAGCGAGAGCAGGATGTCACGGGCGGGTCCGCGGCCGGCCCGCGGCGGAAGGGCCCCGTTCATCTCGCGGAGCAACCGCTCCTCCGCGCGGCTCCGCATCAGGTCGACCGCGTTGTAATACAGGAAGACCGCCAGAAGCAGGAGCAAGACCAGCCCATCCCCGCGGTGATAGACGTCGGCGGGCGCCCCCCAAAGCCGATCGATCCCGAGCGCCACGGTCACCCCCGTGGCGAGCAGCATCATCGGAATCTCCCGCCGCACCGCCCCGGCGTCGACGCGGATCGGGCGGACGAGCGCCGAAAGGCCGAGGATCAGGCCGATGTTGGCCATGTTCGAGCCGGTGATGTTCCCGAAGGAGACCCCGCCGCGACCCATCCAGGCGGCGATGACGTTCACCGCCAGTTCGGGCGTGCTGGTCCCGAAGGCGACCAGGGTCAGACCGATGATCAGCCGGGGAACCCCGACGGCGGTGGCGAGCGAAGAGGCGCCGCGCACCAGCATTTCGCCGCCGCC
Proteins encoded in this window:
- a CDS encoding sodium:calcium antiporter, whose product is MVLDFLLLVLGLALLVGGGEMLVRGASSLATAVGVPRLIIGLTLVAFGTSTPELAVNVIAAWMGRGGVSFGNITGSNMANIGLILGLSALVRPIRVDAGAVRREIPMMLLATGVTVALGIDRLWGAPADVYHRGDGLVLLLLLAVFLYYNAVDLMRSRAEERLLREMNGALPPRAGRGPARDILLSLAGVAALGAGGRLAVVGAVGLARAAGVPETIIGLTLIAVGTSLPELATSLVAVWRDQPDIAIGNVVGSNIFNLLCVLAVSALIRPVPVPAGGRGDLAAVSLLSLLLFPIAASDKRRIVRAEGALLLAIYLAYIGWRALG
- the glmS gene encoding glutamine--fructose-6-phosphate transaminase (isomerizing), producing the protein MCGIVGYVGGRNATAILVEGLKRLEYRGYDSAGLALLVDGRFELRRAAGKLRDLEKVLESEPVASSRQGIGHTRWATHGRPTEENAHPHRDADDRVVVVHNGIIENYLELKEELTREGDTFRSETDSEVIAHLIARELRAGEVGLEEAVRRTCKRLAGIYAFCAMSLEEPGRIVGARLGPPLVIGLGDGENFLASDVMALLEHTRDVVFLKDGEVAAITPEGATVTGADGAPKKLEVQRISWSPILAEKGGYRHFMLKEIHEQPHAIQETLAGRISLDRGEVFFSEEEFPLDDSDLREIDRVYLVACGTSWHAGLVGKFLFERLARIPTEVDYASEFRYRDPLVDRRSLMTIVTQSGETADTLAALREARARGAKSVAVCNVMGSTATREADGTVLTHCGPEIGVASTKAFTAQLAALHLMALRIGVARGTLGREEVRRHLTELARLPALLEKVLEDEGPVQDLAKKFKDATDFLYLGRGINYPIALEGALKLKEISYIHAEGYPAGEMKHGPIALIDESLPVVALAPRDDVYEKMLGNMEEVKARGGVLIAVTTAGNGELRGKADHVIEVPEAPPLLLPALLVVPLQLLAYHIALLRGCDVDQPRNLAKSVTVE